The following proteins are encoded in a genomic region of Prionailurus viverrinus isolate Anna chromosome E3, UM_Priviv_1.0, whole genome shotgun sequence:
- the HSPB1 gene encoding heat shock protein beta-1: MTERRVPFSLLRSPSWDPFRDWYPAHSRLFDQAFGLPRLPEEWAQWFGHSGWPGYVRPLPAVEGPAAVAAPAYSRALSRQLSSGVSEIRQTADRWRVSLDVNHFAPEELTVKTKDGVVEITGKHEERQDEHGYISRCFTRKYTLPPGVDPTLVSSSLSPEGTLTVEAPMPKPATQSAEITIPVTFEARAQLGGPEAGKSEQPAAK, encoded by the exons ATGACCGAGCGCCGAGTGCCCTTCTCGCTCCTGCGGAGCCCCAGCTGGGACCCTTTCCGCGACTGGTACCCGGCCCACAGCCGCCTCTTCGACCAGGCCTTCGGGCTGCCCCGGCTGCCCGAGGAGTGGGCGCAGTGGTTCGGCCACAGCGGCTGGCCGGGCTACGTGCGCCCGCTGCCCGCGGTCGAGGGCCCCGCCGCGGTGGCCGCGCCCGCCTACAGCCGCGCGCTCAGCCGGCAGCTCAGCAGCGGCGTCTCGGAGATCCGGCAGACGGCCGACCGCTGGCGCGTGTCCCTGGACGTCAACCACTTCGCCCCCGAGGAGCTGACGGTCAAGACCAAGGACGGCGTGGTGGAGATCACCG GCAAGCACGAAGAGCGTCAGGATGAGCACGGCTACATCTCCCGGTGCTTCACTCGCAAATACAC GCTGCCCCCTGGTGTGGACCCCACTCTGgtctcctcctccctgtcccctgaGGGCACGCTCACCGTGGAGGCCCCCATGCCCAAGCCAGCCACACAGTCGGCAGAAATCACTATTCCTGTCACCTTCGAGGCACGTGCCCAGCTTGGGGGCCCAGAAGCTGGGAAGTCGGAGCAGCCTGCAGCCAAGTAA